In Panicum virgatum strain AP13 chromosome 4N, P.virgatum_v5, whole genome shotgun sequence, a single window of DNA contains:
- the LOC120670531 gene encoding U-box domain-containing protein 35-like produces the protein MGRSSYHDMKDAAEDLGYPLVAVCIDKDKNSQNALKWAIDSLVHKGQTLVLVHVNTKGHSGGVEDAAGFKQPTDPHMKDLFLPFRCFCTRKDIQCKDVVLDEHDVAKSIIEFAAHAAVEKLVLGATARGGFVRFKADIPTTISKGAPDFCTVYVVNKGKVSSQRNAIRTAPRVSPLRSLIQSQAQSLAAPKPEPPSQRWSSSSRGTDPSETPRVDNFRSPFARGGTGNTRKSYADLSHMSMPDSADISFVSSTGRRSIDQHSAIPPRMSNCSADSYDHSFEMRTPSKWGGDSFGGMDHTTFSQTSSSSFCSLGTRLQDDVEAEMKRLRLELKQTMDMYSTACKEALTAKQKAMELQRWKMEEEQKTNDSRITEDSAMAMIEREKARAKAAMEAAEASQRIAEMEVQKRITAEKKLLKEAEERKSRGGGGGMSHEVRYRRYTIEEIEQGTDRFNDARKVGEGGYGPVYKGFLDHTQVAIKVLRPDAAQGRSQFQQEVEVLSCIRHCPEYGCLVYEYMASGSLDDCLFRRSGGPVIPWQHRFRICAEIATGLLFLHQTKPEPLVHRDLKPGNILLDRNYVSKISDVGLARLVPPSVADNVTQYRMTSTAGTFCYIDPEYQQTGMLGVKSDIYSFGVMLLQIITAKPPMGLTHHVGRAMERGALQDMLDPAVPDWPLEEAQCLAEMALRCCELRRKDRPDLGTVVLPELNRLRALGEDNMQYCGAIRGGGGMFSSPFYSNVSRSHAEMMSDSSQYPRSVFSSRAGDSPMPPRRSNV, from the exons ATGGGGCGGTCGTCGTACCATGACatgaaggacgcggcggaggaccTGGGCTACCCGCTGGTGGCCGTGTGCATCGACAAGGACAAGAACAGCCAGAACGCGCTCAAGTGGGCCATCGACTCGCTGGTCCACAAGGGCCAGACCCTGGTCCTCGTCCACGTCAACACCAAGGGCCActccggcggcgtcgaggatgCCGCCGGGTTCAAGCAGCCGACGGACCCGCACATGAAGGACCTCTTCCTCCCGTTCCGATGCTTCTGCACCCGCAAGGACATCCAGTGCAAGGACGTGGTGCTGGACGAGCACGACGTGGCCAAGTCCATCATCGAGTTTGCGGCGCACGCGGCGGTGGAGAAGCTCGTCCTCGGCgcgacggcgaggggcggcttCGTGCGGTTCAAGGCGGACATCCCGACCACCATCTCCAAGGGCGCGCCGGACTTCTGCACGGTGTACGTCGTGAACAAGGGCAAGGTGTCGTCGCAGCGCAACGCCATCCGCACGGCGCCGCGGGTGTCGCCGCTGCGGTCGCTGATCCAGTCCCAGGCGCAGAGCCTGGCGGCGCCCAAGCCCGAGCCGCCGTCGCAGcggtggtcgtcgtcgtcgcgggGCACCGACCCCTCCGAGACGCCGCGGGTGGACAACTTCCGCTCGCCGTTCGCGCGCGGGGGCACGGGGAACACGCGCAAGTCGTACGCCGACCTCAGCCACATGTCCATGCCGGACTCGGCGGACATCTCCTTCGTCAGCAGCACCGGCCGCCGGAGCATCGACCAGCACTCGGCGATCCCGCCGCGGATGTCCAACTGCTCCGCGGACAGCTACGACCACAGCTTCGAGATGCGCACGCCCAGCAAGTGGGGCGGCGACTCCTTCGGCGGCATGGACCACACCACCTTCTCGCAGACCAGCAGCTCCTCCTTCTGCTCGCTCGGCACG CGTTTGCAGGACGATGTGGAGGCGGAGATGAAGCGTCTAcggctggagctcaagcagacCATGGACATGTACAGCACGGCCTGCAAGGAGGCGCTCACTGCCAAGCAGAAGGCCATGGAGCTGCAGCGGTGGaagatggaggaggagcagaagaCCAACGACTCGCGGATAACCGAGGACTCGGCGATGGCCATGATCGAGCGGGAGAAGGCGCGCGCCAAggcggccatggaggcggcggaggcgtcgCAGCGCATCGCGGAGATGGAGGTGCAGAAGCGGATCACCGCGGAGAAGAAGCTGCTAAAGGAGGCCGAGGAGCGCaagagccgcggcggcggcggcggcatgtcgCACGAGGTCCGGTACCGCCGCTACACCATCGAGGAGATCGAGCAGGGCACCGACCGCTTCAACGACGCGCGCAAGGTCGGCGAGGGCGGGTACGGCCCCGTGTACAAGGGCTTCCTCGACCACACGCAGGTCGCCATCAAGGTGCTCCGGCCGGACGCGGCGCAGGGCCGCTCCCAGTTCCAGCAGGAGGTGGAGGTGCTGAGCTGCATCCGCCATTGCCCCGAGTACGGGTGCCTGGTGTACGAGTACATGGCCAGCGGCAGCCTCGACGACTGCCTCTTCCGGCGCTCCGGCGGGCCGGTGATCCCCTGGCAGCACCGGTTCCGCATCTGCGCCGAGATCGCCACGGGCCTGCTGTTCCTGCACCAGACCAAGCCGGAGCCGCTGGTGCACCGCGACCTCAAGCCCGGCAACATTCTGCTGGACCGCAACTACGTGAGCAAGATCAGCGACGTCGGGCTGGCGCGGCTCGTGCCGCCGTCCGTCGCCGACAACGTGACGCAGTACCGGATGACGTCCACCGCCGGCACCTTCTGCTACATCGACCCTGAGTACCAGCAGACGGGCATGCTCGGGGTCAAGTCCGACATCTACTCCTTCGGCGTCATGCTGCTGCAGATCATCACGGCGAAGCCGCCCATGGGGCTGACGCACCACGTCGGCCGCGCCATGGAGCGCGGCGCGCTGCAGGACATGCTCGACCCGGCCGTGCCGGACTGGCCCCTCGAGGAGGCGCAGTGCCTCGCCGAGATGGCGCTCCGCTGCTGCGAGCTGCGCCGCAAGGACCGCCCGGACCTCGGCACCGTCGTGCTCCCGGAGCTCAaccgcctgcgcgcgctcggAGAGGACAACATGCAGTACTGCGGCGCCatcagaggcggcggcggcatgttcAGCTCGCCGTTCTACAGCAACGTCTCGCGATCGCACGCC gagatgatgagcgaTTCGTCGCAGTACCCAAGATCAGTGTTCAGCTCGAGAGCCGGCGACTCGCCCATGCCGCCGAGAAGATCGAACGTCTGA